The proteins below come from a single Carnobacterium divergens DSM 20623 genomic window:
- a CDS encoding amidohydrolase/deacetylase family metallohydrolase yields the protein MVDLYIKNGKSVTGKSIEVAIEAGKITAVAEKLSVTAKKVLDLKHQSVVSAGWIDDHVHCYEKMTLYYDSPDAIGIPKGVTTVIDAGTTGAENIGDFYQLAKKSKTNVYALVNISKWGIVEQDELADLKKIKEELIHEALQQYPDFIVGIKARMSKTVVGENDVVPLELAKNIQKKNENLPLMVHIGSAPPTLDETLALMEKGDILTHCFNGKENGILDSEGRIKPFVWDAYRRGILFDIGHGTDSFNFHVAQVAKEAGLTPQTVSTDIYHRNRETGPVYDLATTLEKMRTLGYTLEELMPMVTTNPARAFHLATKGELKPDFDADMTIFNVVAGEKGLTDSNGGTRKTNELIQPIYTIVNGEVYPVGGN from the coding sequence ATGGTAGATTTATACATTAAAAATGGAAAGAGTGTTACAGGAAAATCAATTGAAGTTGCCATTGAAGCTGGGAAAATTACTGCAGTTGCAGAAAAACTATCGGTGACAGCTAAAAAAGTGTTAGATTTAAAGCATCAATCCGTTGTATCTGCTGGTTGGATCGATGACCATGTGCATTGCTATGAAAAAATGACCTTGTATTATGATTCACCCGATGCAATTGGAATTCCCAAAGGCGTAACGACGGTAATCGACGCAGGAACAACTGGTGCAGAAAATATTGGAGATTTTTATCAATTAGCGAAAAAGTCCAAAACCAATGTCTATGCACTGGTGAATATTTCAAAATGGGGCATTGTCGAGCAAGATGAACTAGCTGATTTGAAAAAAATCAAAGAAGAATTGATTCACGAAGCGTTGCAACAATATCCTGATTTTATCGTGGGAATCAAAGCAAGGATGAGCAAGACTGTAGTTGGAGAAAATGATGTTGTCCCACTAGAGTTAGCTAAAAATATCCAAAAGAAAAATGAAAATTTACCTTTAATGGTACACATCGGATCGGCACCACCTACCTTAGATGAAACGTTAGCTTTAATGGAAAAAGGCGATATATTAACCCACTGTTTCAATGGAAAAGAAAATGGAATTTTAGACAGTGAGGGACGGATTAAACCTTTTGTTTGGGATGCATACCGTCGTGGTATTCTTTTTGATATTGGACACGGAACAGATAGCTTTAATTTTCATGTAGCTCAAGTGGCTAAAGAAGCGGGGCTAACGCCTCAAACGGTTAGTACCGATATTTACCATCGAAATCGTGAAACAGGTCCAGTCTACGATTTAGCGACAACGCTTGAAAAAATGCGCACTTTAGGATATACCTTAGAAGAGCTAATGCCGATGGTAACAACAAATCCAGCCCGTGCTTTCCATTTAGCAACTAAAGGCGAATTGAAGCCTGATTTTGATGCGGATATGACTATTTTTAATGTGGTAGCGGGTGAAAAAGGGCTAACAGATTCAAATGGAGGAACAAGAAAAACCAATGAATTGATTCAGCCGATCTACACAATCGTTAATGGCGAAGTTTATCCAGTAGGAGGAAACTGA
- a CDS encoding DUF871 domain-containing protein has product MKRRLGVSIYPDHSDVTVDEAYLKKAADYGFSRIFMSMLEVTEGKEAVATKFTHIIHFAKELGYEVILDIAPSIFDELAISYDDLSFFHQLGADGLRLDVGFDGNKEAMISFNPYEMIIELNMSNDVAYLDNILTYQANKPMLYGCHNFYPQNGTALPFDFFMKCNERFKNQGLRTAAFVNSQVGKMGPWDINDGLPTVEMHRFLPVEVQAKHLFATNRIDDVIIGNAYASDDELNALSQINPYQVTFDIEFVADVNPVEKEIVKTMQHYRRGDITDQVIRSTEVRKKFKNHENKPHDHLQMFQKGDIVIGNDQFGKYKNELQVVLEPHQDERKNLVGHIIPEEQILLDFIYPWSKFKFNEK; this is encoded by the coding sequence ATGAAGAGACGTTTAGGTGTATCCATATACCCAGATCATAGTGATGTAACAGTAGATGAAGCCTATTTAAAAAAAGCAGCAGATTATGGATTTTCAAGAATTTTTATGAGCATGTTAGAAGTAACGGAAGGAAAAGAGGCTGTTGCAACTAAATTTACTCATATTATTCATTTTGCGAAAGAACTGGGATACGAAGTTATTTTAGATATTGCCCCGTCTATTTTTGATGAGCTAGCTATTTCATATGATGATTTAAGCTTTTTCCATCAGCTAGGAGCAGACGGTTTACGGTTAGATGTTGGTTTTGATGGAAACAAAGAAGCGATGATTTCTTTCAATCCATATGAAATGATTATTGAATTAAATATGAGTAATGATGTAGCGTACCTGGATAACATCTTAACTTATCAAGCCAATAAACCAATGTTGTATGGATGTCATAATTTTTATCCACAAAATGGAACGGCATTGCCATTTGATTTCTTTATGAAATGCAACGAACGTTTTAAAAACCAAGGATTAAGAACAGCAGCTTTTGTAAATTCTCAAGTAGGAAAGATGGGTCCTTGGGACATTAATGATGGATTGCCAACAGTCGAAATGCATCGTTTTCTTCCCGTTGAAGTTCAAGCAAAGCATCTATTTGCTACGAATAGGATTGATGACGTGATTATAGGCAATGCATATGCATCAGACGATGAATTAAACGCTTTATCACAAATAAATCCTTATCAAGTGACCTTTGATATTGAGTTTGTGGCAGACGTTAATCCTGTGGAAAAAGAAATCGTTAAAACAATGCAACATTACCGCCGAGGGGATATTACGGATCAAGTGATCCGTTCCACAGAAGTACGCAAAAAATTTAAAAATCATGAAAATAAACCACATGATCATTTACAGATGTTCCAAAAAGGCGACATCGTGATTGGCAATGATCAATTTGGCAAATACAAAAATGAACTACAAGTGGTTTTAGAGCCTCATCAGGATGAGCGTAAAAATTTAGTTGGACACATTATCCCTGAAGAGCAAATCTTGTTGGACTTTATCTATCCATGGAGTAAGTTTAAATTCAACGAAAAGTGA
- a CDS encoding transcriptional regulator, whose translation MENQVTQAVEEIILASHDSVATRKIIDFTLAKLRTFEIVPTEVQLVVLANHLGEMIRRSQTNERMMRVDPLMFSEVSKEALALSQAVVKEVGNLAVDEKYVLSIHFETARQNKLN comes from the coding sequence TTGGAAAATCAAGTGACACAAGCGGTTGAAGAAATCATTTTAGCAAGTCACGACTCTGTTGCAACAAGAAAAATAATAGATTTTACGTTAGCAAAATTACGCACATTTGAAATTGTACCAACGGAAGTTCAATTGGTTGTATTAGCGAATCATTTAGGTGAAATGATTCGTCGTTCACAAACGAACGAAAGGATGATGCGTGTTGATCCGTTGATGTTTAGCGAGGTTTCTAAGGAGGCACTTGCCCTTTCTCAAGCAGTCGTAAAAGAAGTTGGAAATTTAGCCGTTGATGAAAAATATGTTTTATCGATTCATTTTGAAACAGCAAGACAAAATAAATTGAATTAA
- a CDS encoding DUF4312 family protein — protein MSEVRCKKRQVIRVEGTGKEKTQAFASALNSIHTKVLKESNEVVLRIEPLDVQVLVAEEETFTEKFLFLFLPRTRVTYRVVLNVEIEVTLIEMEKVTFVQKKISDPNGVSNPFRKKKLIQKEES, from the coding sequence TTGTCAGAAGTCAGATGCAAAAAAAGACAGGTGATTCGAGTAGAGGGAACTGGTAAAGAAAAAACACAAGCTTTTGCAAGTGCCTTAAATAGCATTCATACAAAAGTATTAAAGGAAAGCAATGAAGTTGTGCTACGTATTGAACCGTTAGATGTTCAGGTTCTTGTTGCGGAAGAAGAAACTTTTACAGAAAAATTTCTATTCCTGTTCTTGCCAAGAACAAGAGTTACTTACCGGGTCGTTTTAAATGTTGAGATTGAAGTAACCTTAATCGAAATGGAGAAAGTAACCTTTGTCCAAAAAAAGATTTCTGATCCAAATGGTGTCTCCAATCCTTTTCGTAAAAAGAAATTGATTCAAAAGGAGGAAAGTTAG
- a CDS encoding glycine-rich SFCGS family protein: protein MITVVIADRLGKGQNVAKGVEAAGGKAVVVPGMGADMRLGDVMQQEKADLGISFCGSGGAGALTAATKYGYPERHGMRSVEEGITAINDGKTVLGFGFMDQEELGKRIVETYLKKIGS, encoded by the coding sequence ATGATAACAGTAGTCATTGCAGATCGATTAGGAAAAGGACAAAATGTCGCAAAAGGAGTAGAAGCAGCAGGAGGAAAAGCTGTTGTAGTACCAGGAATGGGGGCTGATATGCGTTTGGGTGACGTGATGCAACAAGAGAAAGCCGATTTAGGTATTTCATTTTGTGGCAGTGGAGGCGCTGGGGCGTTAACAGCAGCAACGAAATATGGCTATCCAGAACGACATGGCATGCGCTCAGTCGAAGAGGGAATCACGGCAATCAATGATGGAAAAACTGTTTTAGGCTTTGGTTTCATGGACCAAGAAGAATTAGGGAAACGGATTGTTGAAACGTATTTAAAAAAAATTGGATCCTAA
- a CDS encoding DUF4311 domain-containing protein: MTIIIILLKSLFIGGLVGFAAGAGAARMFHAPTTQGLGAFRTLGEMNACEGDAASHFSFGLGFFFNAWASTVGAGAFTQDITHRVIPNWATAALMIKNKNVAETMHDPKKMSIAGGVIGMILVAFLNTTASAIPEALQVTAVAVLVPAANLLINTVMPVLFWLAAIDAGKRSGLWGTIFGGLSAMVMGNATPGVVLGILIGKGVDEIGWNRVTKSMMVAVILLFILSGFFRGFDLQMLESFRVQIPQWLENTHGIFNIGK, from the coding sequence ATGACGATTATTATTATTTTGTTGAAATCATTGTTTATCGGAGGCTTGGTGGGATTTGCAGCTGGAGCTGGGGCAGCACGAATGTTCCATGCCCCGACAACACAAGGCCTAGGCGCCTTTAGAACGCTAGGTGAGATGAACGCTTGTGAAGGGGATGCAGCGAGTCATTTCTCATTTGGACTAGGTTTTTTCTTTAATGCTTGGGCATCAACTGTTGGAGCAGGTGCGTTTACGCAAGATATTACCCACCGTGTCATTCCCAACTGGGCAACGGCTGCTTTGATGATTAAAAATAAAAACGTAGCAGAAACAATGCATGATCCTAAAAAAATGAGTATTGCTGGCGGCGTGATTGGAATGATTTTAGTGGCATTCTTAAATACAACCGCTTCAGCAATTCCAGAAGCGTTACAAGTAACGGCAGTAGCGGTTTTAGTACCAGCAGCCAATCTATTAATCAACACTGTCATGCCAGTACTATTTTGGTTAGCTGCAATTGATGCTGGAAAACGTTCTGGTTTATGGGGAACTATTTTCGGTGGCTTATCTGCAATGGTTATGGGAAATGCAACACCAGGCGTAGTCCTTGGGATTCTAATTGGCAAAGGCGTGGATGAAATTGGTTGGAATCGTGTGACTAAGAGCATGATGGTAGCAGTTATTTTACTCTTTATTTTAAGTGGTTTCTTTAGAGGCTTTGATTTACAAATGCTAGAAAGCTTTAGAGTACAAATTCCACAATGGTTAGAAAACACTCACGGTATCTTTAATATCGGCAAATAA
- a CDS encoding PTS sugar transporter subunit IIC: MDKLVELLESKVLPVATKIGSQRHMTAIRKGIIATLPLTIVGSFFTILLNIPIDSVAAIIEPYKSILDVPFRFTVGILSLYATFGISSSLAKSYKMDSMTSGLLAVLAFLISTVVPTQVLDPVDKVIEAGRYINIASLSSASLFGAIVTSIISVEIYRFMKEKNITIKMPEGVPPEVSNSFVALLPTAVIILFFWTIRYVLGFDISSFLSTILMPLKGVLAGNSLFGGLLTVFLITFFWVLGIHGPAIMGPVIRPFWDISIAENMDAFQAGTNAHQLPNIFTEQFLQWFVWIGGAGATLSLVVLFLFSKSEYLRSLGKLSLLPGLFNINEPIIFGAPIVMNPILGLPFILAPLVTTTLSYILTVTNVVPMMTARLPFTVISPIAAWISTNWSIMAGILVIINFFISLAIYYPFFKVFEKQQLAREREAAEMN, from the coding sequence ATGGATAAACTTGTTGAGTTATTAGAATCAAAAGTACTACCAGTAGCAACAAAAATTGGATCACAACGTCATATGACGGCGATTAGAAAAGGGATTATTGCAACGCTACCCTTAACAATTGTCGGATCATTTTTCACGATTTTGCTTAATATTCCAATTGATTCCGTTGCAGCTATCATTGAACCTTATAAATCTATTTTAGATGTTCCATTTCGATTTACAGTTGGAATCCTGTCTTTATATGCTACCTTTGGGATCTCATCTTCATTAGCCAAAAGCTATAAAATGGATAGTATGACCAGTGGATTACTGGCAGTTTTAGCCTTCTTAATTTCCACTGTGGTACCCACGCAAGTCTTAGATCCAGTCGATAAAGTAATTGAAGCGGGTCGTTATATTAATATCGCATCGCTAAGCTCGGCATCGTTATTTGGTGCCATTGTAACATCAATTATTTCAGTTGAGATCTATCGCTTTATGAAAGAAAAGAATATTACCATTAAAATGCCAGAAGGTGTTCCACCTGAGGTTTCCAATTCATTTGTCGCTTTATTGCCAACAGCAGTCATTATTCTGTTCTTTTGGACAATTCGTTATGTTTTAGGTTTTGATATTAGTAGCTTCTTAAGTACGATATTGATGCCCTTGAAAGGCGTGTTAGCTGGGAATAGTTTATTTGGTGGACTTTTAACGGTCTTTCTAATTACTTTCTTCTGGGTTTTGGGAATTCACGGGCCAGCAATTATGGGACCAGTAATTCGTCCTTTCTGGGATATTTCAATTGCAGAAAATATGGATGCTTTTCAAGCTGGAACAAATGCCCATCAATTGCCTAATATCTTTACAGAACAATTCTTACAATGGTTTGTCTGGATTGGTGGAGCAGGAGCGACGCTTTCGTTAGTCGTTTTATTCCTCTTTTCAAAATCAGAATATTTACGTAGCTTAGGAAAATTGTCACTTTTACCAGGATTATTCAATATCAATGAACCGATTATTTTTGGTGCACCCATTGTAATGAATCCAATTTTAGGTTTGCCATTTATTCTTGCTCCGTTAGTTACAACAACATTATCTTATATTTTAACAGTGACCAATGTCGTCCCGATGATGACAGCAAGGTTGCCATTTACAGTTATTTCACCGATTGCAGCTTGGATTAGTACGAACTGGAGTATTATGGCGGGAATTTTAGTTATTATCAACTTCTTTATTTCCTTAGCTATCTATTATCCATTCTTTAAAGTTTTTGAAAAACAACAATTAGCTCGTGAACGAGAAGCAGCTGAAATGAACTAA
- a CDS encoding DUF4310 family protein, whose protein sequence is MNERIEKPNFWFADWSFPIFVGLLAAGIFAGTHMYFVYGVGAFNEVAIVAMLKAGMDGGSYGAAAAFGASFLFARILEGSLVGILDLGGAILTGIGIGVPAILLSMGIVAPIENFALALLTGLICGLATGGIIVLIRKFTINQSNSTFGADVMMGAGNASGRFLGPLIILSACGASIPIGIGATIGSVIFYLWKKPIAGGAILGAMILGAIFPIALGS, encoded by the coding sequence ATGAATGAACGAATTGAAAAACCAAATTTTTGGTTTGCGGATTGGTCGTTTCCAATCTTTGTTGGGCTTTTAGCGGCAGGTATTTTTGCCGGAACACATATGTATTTTGTGTACGGCGTTGGAGCATTTAACGAGGTCGCAATTGTGGCAATGTTAAAAGCGGGAATGGATGGAGGTTCCTATGGCGCAGCTGCAGCTTTTGGTGCTAGTTTCTTATTTGCTCGCATATTAGAAGGGTCATTAGTCGGTATCTTAGATCTAGGGGGAGCGATTTTAACCGGAATTGGAATCGGTGTGCCAGCGATTTTGCTTAGTATGGGAATTGTTGCCCCAATTGAAAATTTTGCATTGGCATTATTAACAGGTTTAATTTGTGGATTGGCAACCGGAGGAATTATTGTATTGATTCGTAAGTTTACTATCAATCAATCAAATTCAACTTTTGGAGCAGATGTCATGATGGGAGCAGGAAATGCCTCAGGTCGATTTTTAGGTCCTTTGATTATTTTAAGCGCATGTGGCGCATCGATTCCAATTGGAATTGGTGCAACAATTGGCTCAGTCATTTTTTATCTTTGGAAAAAACCCATTGCAGGAGGAGCCATTTTAGGAGCCATGATTTTAGGAGCGATTTTCCCTATTGCTTTAGGAAGTTAG